The following are encoded in a window of Alosa sapidissima isolate fAloSap1 chromosome 12, fAloSap1.pri, whole genome shotgun sequence genomic DNA:
- the itpa gene encoding inosine triphosphate pyrophosphatase, with translation MAVPVGRSVVFVTGNAKKLEEVIQILGDKFPYKLISKKIDLPEYQGEPDDISIQKCKEAAKLVDGPVIVEDTCLCFKALGGLPGPYIKWFLDKLKPEGLNKLLAGFEDKSAWALCTFAFCAGKDEPVQLFRGKTEGRIVEPRGPRDFGWDPCFQPDGFDKTYAELPKEVKNTISHRYRALAAMSEHFSQLNDTPDTKRTKHGD, from the exons ATGGCAGTGCCGGTTGGAAGATCAGTTGTTTTTGTTACTGGAAATGCCAAAAAACTAGAGGAG GTTATCCAGATTCTTGGAGACAAGTTCCCTTATAAACTGATCTCGAAAAAGATTGACC TACCAGAATATCAAGGAGAGCCGGATGACATCTCCATTCAGAAATGTAAAGAGGCAGCTAAACTA GTTGATGGACCAGTCATTGTAGAGGATACCTGTCTATGTTTTAAAGCTCTTGGTGGTCTGCCTGGGCCTTAtat AAAATGGTTCCTGGATAAGCTGAAGCCAGAAG GACTGAACAAACTCTTGGCAGGTTTTGAGGATAAATCTGCATGGGCTCTTTGCACGTTTGCTTTTTGTGCTGGAAAAGACGAGCCTGTACAGTTATTTAGGGGGAAAACTGAG GGGCGCATTGTTGAGCCCAGGGGACCCCGAGATTTTGGATGGGACCCTTGTTTCCAACCAGATGGCTTTGACAAGAC CTATGCGGAGCTTCCCAAAGAGGTGAAGAACACCATCTCTCATCGGTACCGGGCTCTGGCTGCCATGTCCGAACACTTCTCTCAGTTGAATGACACGCCTGATACCAAGAGGACAAAGCATGGGGACTGA
- the mettl13 gene encoding eEF1A lysine and N-terminal methyltransferase, with product MSLLPRTAEELSSADYWERFFRKRGEKAFEWYGDYHSLCGVLHKYIKPRDQVLVVGCGNSELSEQLYDVGYRQLTNIDISETVVSHMNQRNAERRPGLTFQLIDATQTGFEDGSYQVALDKSTFDAMASEEEGALAKRMLTEISRVLAVGGRYVCITLAQEHVVRLAVDHFSSAGWAIRLHCLAKEDDQDSDSDSTFALPVFVLVCTKFRQPPPFLVLEMCLGEDGAPKRLSTVPDLLAAVKERQAYALLQQKLRGGTDSASSPSLTLCHSATGLPRYTLTVQDSPPSAKVPRLNHFAIFIVPQGRESDWLYGSAEGRAQLAASANFRRLVVVSMHRDQEYQDMQAIQAELSPMVMELAPPGMPANQQVPFLSVGGDVGWRKVVGKGLSELTGEYSVEDVRGEDGNLYRRLIFLKNDQLVQSESRLRTPAKASAARKKKNKRKPNPAASQASPSASGSDPTSPPPVDHSVLCCTHHEVMVAGLALLGLNTSANKDQPISVLLVGLGGGGLAQFVHDFVPSSQVYVVELDPAVLDLAKTWFEFQPSDRLKVTLDDGLAHIASLESQGGHSYDVIMFDVDSKDPSLGMSCPPPAFIEKALLEKVFRLLSSRGVFMLNLVCRDTSLRQKVMGTLREVFPRVFSRPIEGEVNDVLFCLREAGKDKDTGVPVELKKAAKSLQGAMRAHSDGGPSSPHIDIAAMLEDLMIA from the exons ATGAGTTTATTGCCCCGCACTGCAGAAGAGCTTAGCTCGGCGGACTACTGGGAGCGTTTTTTTCGTAAACGTGGAGAGAAGGCATTCGAATGGTATGGCGACTATCATTCTCTCTGTGGAGTGctgcacaaatacatcaaaccTCGTGATCAG GTACTAGTAGTGGGTTGTGGTAACTCGGAGTTGAGCGAACAACTCTATGATGTGGGCTATCGGCAGCTCACCAACATTGACATCAGCGAGACGGTAGTGTCACACATGAACCAGCGTAATGCTGAACGCCGGCCAGGCTTGACTTTCCAACTAATAGACGCCACTCAGACAGGTTTTGAGGATGGCAGCTATCAGGTGGCATTAGATAAAAGTACCTTCGATGCCATGGCCTCCGAAGAAGAGGGTGCACTGGCCAAGAGGATGCTGACAGAGATTAGTAGAGTGCTGGCCGTTGGGGGGCGGTATGTCTGCATTACTCTGGCTCAGGAGCATGTGGTGCGCCTAGCTGTGGATCACTTCTCCAGTGCAGGCTGGGCCATAAGGCTTCACTGCCTGGCCAAGGAGGATGACCAGGACTCCGATTCTGACTCCACATTTGCTCTGCCAGTCTTTGTTCTTGTCTGCACCAAGTTTCGGCAGCCACCCCCTTTTCTGGTGCTGGAGATGTGCTTGGGGGAAGATGGTGCCCCGAAAAGACTGTCAACTGTGCCTGACCTTCTGGCTGCGGTAAAAGAGAGGCAGGCTTATGCCCTCTTACAGCAGAAGCTCCGTGGAGGCACAGACTCAGCCAGCAGCCCCTCTCTCACGTTGTGCCACTCAGCCACAGGATTGCCTCGGTACACCCTCACAGTGCAGGACAGCCCACCCAGTGCCAAAGTGCCACGTCTCAATCATTTCGCAATCTTCATAG TGCCACAAGGTCGTGAGTCTGATTGGCTCTATGGATCTGCTGAGGGCCGTGCGCAGTTAGCGGCCAGTGCCAATTTCAGACGCCTAGTTGTTGTGTCTATGCACCGAGACCAAGAGTATCAGGACATGCAGGCCATTCAAGCAGAGCTCTCACCAATGGTGATGGAACTCGCTCCTCCAGGGATGCCAGCCAATCAGCAG GTGCCCTTTCTGTCTGTCGGAGGGGATGTGGGCTGGCGTAAAGTAGTGGGTAAGGGGCTCAGTGAGCTCACGGGGGAGTACTCTGTGGAAGACGTCAGAGGAGAGGACGGCAATCTCTACCGCCGACTGATCTTCCTGAAGAATGATCAGCTGGTCCAGTCTGAAAGTCGCCTCCGCACACCGGCAAAAG CGTCTGCAGCACgcaagaagaagaataagaggAAACCAAATCCTGCAGCTTCACAAGCGTCTCCCAGTGCTTCGGGTTCTGATCCTACCAGTCCCCCACCTGTAGATCACAGTGTCCTGTGCTGCACTCATCACGAAGTCATGGTCGCAGGTTTGGCCTTGTTAGGGTTGAACACAAGTGCCAACAAAG ATCAACCCATATCTGTGTTGCTGGTTGGACTGGGAGGAGGGGGACTGGCCCAGTTTGTGCATGACTTTGTCCCATCGTCCCAAGTGTATGTGGTGGAGTTGGACCCTGCAGTACTTGATCTGGCTAAAACCTGGTTCGAGTTCCAGCCAAGCGACAGACTGAAAGTCACTCTGGATGATGGGCTGGCCCATATTGCCTCTCTGGAAAGCCAGG GCGGACATTCTTATGACGTCATCATGTTTGACGTTGACAGTAAAGACCCCAGCCTTGGAATGAGCTGCCCTCCACCTGCCTTTATAGAAAAGGCCCTACTGGAAAAAGTGTTCCGCTTGCTAAGTTCACGAG GGGTGTTCATGTTGAATCTGGTGTGCCGAGACACGTCCTTACGACAGAAGGTGATGGGGACTCTGCGGGAGGTCTTCCCTCGGGTGTTTTCCCGTCCAATTGAGGGTGAGGTGAATGATGTGCTCTTCTGCCTGAGAGAGGCAGGCAAAGACAAAGACACTGGTGTCCCGGTAGAGCTGAAGAAGGCAGCTAAGAGCCTACAGGGGGCGATGAGAGCACACAGTGATGGAGGACCCAGCAGCCCACACATTGATATTGCTGCAATGCTGGAGGACCTCATGATAGCATAA